The genomic region ATGTCTCTTCTCTACATGACTGCATATACCCCTCCCCCAATAGTGCCATGGTAATATCATCTCAAGCCCAGCAGATACCCTCACCCCATGGTAATCATATACCCAAGGCCCCATGTGTTGTGTTTTGGGTAGCCGgcgatgagtagagtataacagtgctttattagcagagactcatgcagccattacacaacagtaactttcacttttaagctaacataaagtatgcacagtataagtctgggcacagtgataTCAACGGaccatctgcacaaacaccacacCATGTTATTGGGAAGTGCCCATAAAGGTAAAATCTATGGGTGGGGGAAGAAAAGTTTCCTAAAACTCTCCTATTTTACAGGATCCTCTGAAGCCCTCAGTATTTCTTCCTCTCAGTCACATGTGCAGGGGACCAGGAACAACTCCCTTCTGCTCTCCATATCCTACTCTTCCCCAGAGACCAACTGGATCCAGATCAAATGGGAGCTTCTGGATTCCAACACTGAACTGGTCAGATGTACCATACGTGAAACAAACTCTTCCAGCATGGAAGAAAGCCTGAACATCAAAATGTTTCCACCTAAAGGATACGAGGGGCGCATGAACATCATCCCAAAAAATGGCTCTTTGGTTATTCGTCACCTGGCACAGAATGACAATGGCATCTATCGGGTGACGCTACGAGATTCGAATACTGTCGTATCGACGACCATCAACGTCACGGTGGAGGAGCCTGGAAAGTCAATAAGCTCTGTGTGGGAACATGGTAGGTAGAAAGATCAACTTTTTCTAGGGAAGAGACAATGGATCCATAGAAGCTTAGGAAAGGACTGAAATATT from Xenopus laevis strain J_2021 chromosome 1S, Xenopus_laevis_v10.1, whole genome shotgun sequence harbors:
- the LOC121399259 gene encoding hepatocyte cell adhesion molecule-like, producing the protein MSVPGVAILLLSLIIFTGSSEALSISSSQSHVQGTRNNSLLLSISYSSPETNWIQIKWELLDSNTELVRCTIRETNSSSMEESLNIKMFPPKGYEGRMNIIPKNGSLVIRHLAQNDNGIYRVTLRDSNTVVSTTINVTVEEPGKSISSVWEHAPAIPNNTKMEMEMAPYCFCTSNSSSVSLPATAGIILGSRIVTILLTVAVFIGLGSDKKPPRRYIRKYYGPSGI